TCCGTCTATGCCTATCCTATCCCAGCCTTTGTGGTGGTTTTCTTTTATTTTGGATTTTGCTTTGATCGCTTATTTTTCTCGTCGCTTTCTTGGAGTGGAGGAAAGAGCTAGTGCAACACCAAGCTGGACAGTACTTTATGTGGGCATAGCAGTGGCAGCCTTGACCTATCCAGTCGTTGGCCTGATTCAGCTTGCCTACCTAACGGTGACTTTCGGCTTTCTCGCTACTTGTTTTCTCTATCCGTTGATTTACAGTGATCTAAAGAAACAGCCATTGACTCCAGCCCTACTAGGGCAAGAAGGAATCTACTGCGCTCCTTTTTCTTTGCTCTTAGCAGCTCTGGTGCGTATCGGTGGAGTTACTCTTCCGACCTGGGCCTTGTTACTGCTGATGCTTTTCTCTCAGTCTTTTTTCATCTTCGTTTTGACTCGCTTGCCTAATATTTTAAAACAAGGCTTTCAACCAGCTTTCTCAGCCTTAACCTTCCCAACTATCATCACAGCTACATCGCTTAAAATGGCTCAAGGAATTGTAAAACTGCCTATCTTAGATTATCTAGTGTTTGTGGAAACCCTCCTTTGCTTAAGTATTTTATTCTTTGTCTTGGGTGCTTATCTGATTTGGTTAGGAAAAAAGGTCTAGCTATTTTCTAGCTAGGCCTTATTTTTTATGGTTTGATAACTTCAGCTCCACCCATATATGGACGAAGTGCTTCTGGAATGGTTACAGAACCATCTGCATTTTGGTAGTTTTCAAGAATAGCAGCCACTGTACGTCCAACTGCAAGTCCAGAACCGTTCAAGGTGTGAAGGAGTTTCACCTTGCCATCGGCTTCATCACGGTAACGGATTTGGGCACGACGAGCTTGGAAATCTTCAGTATTTGAACAGCTTGAGATTTCACGGTAGGTATTTTGGGCTGGAATCCAAACTTCCAAATCGTAAGTTTTGGCAGCTGAGAAGCCCATATCTCCAGTAGAGAGCGCGACCACACGGTATGGAAGATTAAGCTTTTGAAGAATATTTTCAGCGTTGGCTGTCATTTTTTCTAATTCTTCATATGATTCTTCTGGTTTGGCAAATTTGACCATTTCAACCTTGTGGAATTGGTGCAAACGAATCAAGCCACGTGTATCACGACCAGCAGAACCAGCTTCAGAACGGAATGATGGGCTCATAGCAGTGAAGTAAATTGGTAGGTCTTTTCCATCAAGGATTTCATCACGGTAGTAGTTTGTAAGAGGCACTTCAGCAGTAGGAATGAGTACATAGTTGGTGTCACTCAATTCAAAGGTATCTTCCTTGAATTTTGGATATTGACCAGTACCAAACATTGAGTCATGGTTAACAATGTAAGGTGTGATAACTTCCGTATAGCCTTCTTTACCATGCTCATCCAACATGAAGTTGTAGATAGCACGTTCCAAACGAGCTCCAAGTCCTTTATAGAAGAGGAAGCGAGCTCCAGTCACTTTACCACCGCGTTCCCAGTCAAGAATACCAAGGTCTTCACCCAGATCCCAGTGAGCTTTTGGTTCGAAGTCAAACTCGCGTGGAGTTCCCCAACGGCGAACTTCAACGTTGTCATCCTCATCAGCTCCAACAGGAACGCTGTCAGCAGGAATGTTTGGAAGTGTAGTCGTAAATTCTGTCAATTTAGCATCGATTTCTGCCAATTCAGCATCGAGAGATTTTACTTCAGCAGAGAGAGCTTGCATAGCAGCAATCTTGTCATCAGCATTTTCCTTATTGCGCTTGGCTTGAGCAATCTCTGCAGAAACTGTGTTACGTTCTGCCTTGAGGTTTTCGACCTTGACCAAGATGTCACGGCGTTTAGCATCGATTTCTTTCATTTCATTCAAAACAGCAGCATCTACACCACGTGTAGCTAGTTTTTCAGCGACAGCATCAAAGTCTGTACGAATACGTTTGATATCTAACATAAAAACTCCTTTATGAAAAAAGCACACCTAACAAAGCGTTGGAGTGGCAGGGCCACGGTTCCATCCAACTTCACAGGTGTGCACTTGATTCTGTATTTAATTGTTGATAACGGTAGAATTTCACCTATCCCTCCTATCTGCTCGCAGCACCCGCAGACTTTCTGAAAGAAGAGGATAACCTACTTATCCGTTGCTATGATTATACTAAAGTTTCTACTTTTTTGCAAATAGATTTTTAAATTTTTGTCCAATGGTCTGGAGCAGAGTCGGAAGTTTCACGACCTTGTCGTTTCCTAATTTTTCCCGAGCGATTTTGAGGATAGCCCCAGAGTCTTTTGAGGCAAAGAGGAATTTACCTTGATCGGTGAAGACTTCAAAGTGACGGCTGATTTTACGGCCATTTACGTTAGCTCCAATTTGCTGAATGCTGGACCAGGGGATCTGGATATATTGTTCGACATTGACATCAGGATAAAACTCTAAGGCTTGATCCCCAACTAGAAATTTTCCAACTTTTCCAGAGATAGAGAGGTAAGATGTCCCAGTGGTTTGGAGGTCAATGACTTTATTGAGTGATTGAGCCATGATTAGTCTTCCTTACTTTCACCGAAAAAGGCATGATAGAGCGCCTTAATAGCGGCCTTCTCTTGCTCTTTATTGACAACAAACATGATGGAAACTTCACTTGACCCTTGGGACATCATCTGGATGTTGATTTTATTCTCAGACAAAGCACGTGTGGCAGTAGCAGTTACCCCGATATGACTCTTCATCTTTTCCCCGACAATCATAATAATTGAAAGATCATGTTCGATTTCAGCATGGTCCACTTCAGCCTTTTGAACGAGCTGACGCAGAATTTCTTCTTCCTTGATAGGAGTCAATTCGCGGGAACGGAGGATGATTGAAAGATCATCGATACCTGTTGGCATGTGTTCCCAACCGATGTTAAGATCTTCAAGGATTTGCAGAACCTTGCGACCAAATCCAACTTCACGGTTCATGAGGTATTTCGACATGTTGATGCTGACAAAGCCAGAATCACCAGCGATTCCAACGACGGGGAATTTATCACTGCTATGCTTTAGAACGATACGAGTACCTGGATGGTCAGGGTTGTTGGTATTCTTGATAACGAGAGGGATTTTCCCCCGGTAGGCAGGGAGCAGAGCTTCATCGTGAAGGACTGAGAAACCTGCATAAGCCAATTCCCGCATTTCACGGTAGGTCAATTCAGGGATAGAATGAGGCTGGTGAATGATACCTGGATGGGCAGCAAAGATACCATCGACATCTGTAAAGTTTTCATAAAGGTCGGCTTTGACACCTGCAGCTATGATAGAACCTGTGATATCGGATCCACCACGTGAGAAGGTACAGATTTGATTTTCTTTCGTAACTCCAAAGAAACCAGGGATGACAAGGACTTCGTTGCTATCAGCCAAGCCTTCAATCTTGTCATAACTAGATGGAATGATACGTGCGTTTCCTGGTTCACTTGTGACAACGATTCCAGCCTCTCTTGGATGAACATAGCGTGCATCGATGCCGTTTTGGTTAAAGTAAGCTGCGATAAGTTTGGCATTGTTGTTTTCTCCAGCCGCTAGGAAGGTGTCATAGAGAAAGTCATTTTCTTCAATAGGAAGAGTCGCTAAGGCACGGATGCTTTTAGAAATTTTTTCTAGAACTGATGGTTTTAAGCCTAGTTCGCTCACCATAGCCGCATAGCGATCGATGATCCAGTTTTGGCTCTTGCTGATATCATTTCCCGCTACATAGTCACGATAGTATTTGATCAAAGCGTCGGTAACCTTGGTATCATCAGCATTGCGTTTTCCGGGTGCAGAAACGACTACAAAACGGCGTTCTTTATCACTTTTAACGATGTTTA
Above is a window of Streptococcus oralis subsp. dentisani DNA encoding:
- a CDS encoding aspartate kinase encodes the protein MKVVKFGGSSLASASQLEKVLNIVKSDKERRFVVVSAPGKRNADDTKVTDALIKYYRDYVAGNDISKSQNWIIDRYAAMVSELGLKPSVLEKISKSIRALATLPIEENDFLYDTFLAAGENNNAKLIAAYFNQNGIDARYVHPREAGIVVTSEPGNARIIPSSYDKIEGLADSNEVLVIPGFFGVTKENQICTFSRGGSDITGSIIAAGVKADLYENFTDVDGIFAAHPGIIHQPHSIPELTYREMRELAYAGFSVLHDEALLPAYRGKIPLVIKNTNNPDHPGTRIVLKHSSDKFPVVGIAGDSGFVSINMSKYLMNREVGFGRKVLQILEDLNIGWEHMPTGIDDLSIILRSRELTPIKEEEILRQLVQKAEVDHAEIEHDLSIIMIVGEKMKSHIGVTATATRALSENKINIQMMSQGSSEVSIMFVVNKEQEKAAIKALYHAFFGESKED
- a CDS encoding DUF956 family protein, which gives rise to MAQSLNKVIDLQTTGTSYLSISGKVGKFLVGDQALEFYPDVNVEQYIQIPWSSIQQIGANVNGRKISRHFEVFTDQGKFLFASKDSGAILKIAREKLGNDKVVKLPTLLQTIGQKFKNLFAKK
- a CDS encoding TDT family transporter, with translation MKKLPLVFSGCLLGLAGAGNLIADTWPVLSHLFSLTGLVLWIFFLILHLFNWEETKKELTKPPLLSGIATFPMAGMILSTYVLRLVPSMPILSQPLWWFSFILDFALIAYFSRRFLGVEERASATPSWTVLYVGIAVAALTYPVVGLIQLAYLTVTFGFLATCFLYPLIYSDLKKQPLTPALLGQEGIYCAPFSLLLAALVRIGGVTLPTWALLLLMLFSQSFFIFVLTRLPNILKQGFQPAFSALTFPTIITATSLKMAQGIVKLPILDYLVFVETLLCLSILFFVLGAYLIWLGKKV
- the serS gene encoding serine--tRNA ligase, whose protein sequence is MLDIKRIRTDFDAVAEKLATRGVDAAVLNEMKEIDAKRRDILVKVENLKAERNTVSAEIAQAKRNKENADDKIAAMQALSAEVKSLDAELAEIDAKLTEFTTTLPNIPADSVPVGADEDDNVEVRRWGTPREFDFEPKAHWDLGEDLGILDWERGGKVTGARFLFYKGLGARLERAIYNFMLDEHGKEGYTEVITPYIVNHDSMFGTGQYPKFKEDTFELSDTNYVLIPTAEVPLTNYYRDEILDGKDLPIYFTAMSPSFRSEAGSAGRDTRGLIRLHQFHKVEMVKFAKPEESYEELEKMTANAENILQKLNLPYRVVALSTGDMGFSAAKTYDLEVWIPAQNTYREISSCSNTEDFQARRAQIRYRDEADGKVKLLHTLNGSGLAVGRTVAAILENYQNADGSVTIPEALRPYMGGAEVIKP